A part of Saimiri boliviensis isolate mSaiBol1 chromosome 13, mSaiBol1.pri, whole genome shotgun sequence genomic DNA contains:
- the ZNF24 gene encoding zinc finger protein 24, with protein MSAQSVEEDSILIIPTPDEEEKILRVKLEEDPDGEEGSSIPWNHLPDPEIFRQRFRQFGYQDSPGPREAVSQLRELCRLWLRPETHTKEQILELVVLEQFVAILPKELQTWVRDHHPENGEEAVTVLEDLESELDDPGQPVSLRRRKREVLVEDMVSQEEAQGLPSSELDAVENQLKWASWELHSLRHCDDDGRTENGALAPKQELPSAVESHEVPGTLNMGVPQIFKYGETCFPKGRFERKRNPSRKKQHICDECGKHFSQGSALILHQRIHSGEKPYGCVECGKAFSRSSILVQHQRVHTGEKPYKCLECGKAFSQNSGLINHQRIHTGEKPYECIQCGKSYSQSSNLFRHQRRHNAEKLLNVVKV; from the exons ATGTCTGCACAGTCAGTGGAAGAAGATTCAATACTTATCATTCCAACTCCTGATGAAGAGGAAAAAATTCTGAGAGTGAAGTTGGAGGAGGATCCTGATGGTGAAGAGGGATCAAGTATCCCCTGGAACCATCTCCCTGACCCAGAGATTTTCCGACAGCGATTCAGGCAGTTTGGATACCAGGATTCACCTGGGCCCCGTGAGGCTGTGAGCCAGCTCCGAGAACTTTGCCGTCTATGGCTCAggccagagacacacacaaaagaacaaatcttgGAGCTGGTAGTTCTGGAGCAGTTTGTTGCCATCCTACCCAAAGAGCTACAGACTTGGGTTCGAGATCATCATCCAGAGAATGGAGAGGAGGCAGTGACAGTCCTGGAGGATTTGGAGAGTGAACTTGATGACCCTGGACAACCG GTTTCTCTCCGTCGACGAAAACGGGAAGTGCTAGTAGAAGACATGGTATCTCAAGAAGAAGCTCAGGGATTACCAAGTTCTGAGCTTGATGCTGTGGAGAACCAGCTCAAATGGGCATCCTGGGAGCTCCATTCTTTAAGGCACTGTG aTGATGATGGTAGGACTGAAAATGGAGCACTAGCTCCAAAGCAGGAGCTTCCTTCAGCAGTAGAATCCCATGAAGTTCCTGGCACTCTCAATATGGGTGTtcctcaaatttttaaatatggagaAACCTGTTTCCCCAAGGGCagatttgaaagaaagagaaatcccTCTCGAAAGAAACAACATATATGCGATGAATGTGGAAAACACTTCAGTCAGGGCTCAGCCCTTATTCTTCATCAAAGAATTCACAGTGGGGAGAAACCTTATGGATGTGTTGAGTGTGGGAAAGCATTCAGCCGAAGTTCCATTCTTGTGCAACACCAGAGAGtccacactggagaaaaaccttacaaatgtCTTGAATGCGGGAAAGCCTTTAGCCAGAATTCGGGGcttattaatcatcagagaatcCATACTGGGGAGAAACCTTATGAATGCATTCAGTGTGGGAAATCATATAGTCAAAGCTCAAATCTTTTTAGACATCAGAGAAGACACAATGCAGAAAAACTTCTGAATGTTGTGAAAGTTTaa